In Gordonia iterans, the following proteins share a genomic window:
- a CDS encoding isopenicillin N synthase family dioxygenase, translating into MTRTLTELPIVDMSLLAGDDADRAAFGDALRAATHEVGFFYLVGHGVDRSVRERLFDTAREFFALPELDKFTVEMLASPQFRGYTRFGGEYTQGSIDWREQIDVAAEYPPLGAGSGTDDDPAYLRLDGPNLWPLTLPDFREVILDWQRRCSDLGLLLMREWALSLGAPAGVFDDAFADRPSTLIKLVRYPGRDEGDDQQGVGAHKDPGVLTLLLVEPDKGGLQVQYGDGWIDAPPVDDAFVVNIGELMEYATDGYLKATMHRVVSPPAGTERLSVPFFFNPALSSTMPRISLPPEFAAEAPGVTEDPDNPISGTFGDNILKARLRAHPDVAQRHHADLLD; encoded by the coding sequence ATGACCCGGACCCTGACCGAACTGCCGATCGTGGACATGTCGCTGCTCGCCGGCGACGACGCCGACCGTGCCGCCTTCGGGGACGCCCTGCGCGCGGCGACCCACGAGGTCGGATTCTTCTACCTCGTCGGACACGGAGTCGACCGGTCCGTGCGCGAGCGGCTGTTCGACACCGCCCGCGAATTCTTCGCTCTGCCGGAGCTGGACAAGTTCACCGTCGAGATGCTCGCCAGCCCGCAGTTCCGCGGCTACACGCGCTTCGGCGGCGAGTACACGCAGGGCTCGATCGACTGGCGCGAGCAGATCGATGTGGCCGCCGAGTACCCGCCGCTGGGCGCCGGGAGCGGCACCGACGACGACCCCGCCTATCTCCGCCTGGACGGCCCGAACCTGTGGCCGCTCACCCTCCCGGACTTCCGGGAGGTGATCCTGGACTGGCAGCGCCGCTGCAGCGACCTGGGTCTGCTGCTGATGCGGGAGTGGGCGCTCAGCCTCGGCGCCCCGGCCGGTGTGTTCGACGATGCGTTCGCCGATCGGCCGTCGACACTGATCAAACTGGTGCGCTATCCCGGCCGCGACGAAGGAGACGATCAGCAGGGTGTCGGCGCGCACAAGGATCCGGGAGTGCTCACCCTCCTGCTCGTCGAACCCGACAAGGGCGGACTGCAGGTGCAGTACGGAGACGGCTGGATCGACGCTCCCCCGGTCGACGACGCCTTCGTCGTGAACATCGGCGAGCTTATGGAGTACGCGACCGACGGCTACCTGAAGGCCACCATGCACCGGGTGGTGTCGCCGCCCGCCGGCACGGAGCGGCTGTCCGTGCCGTTCTTCTTCAATCCGGCGCTCTCGTCGACTATGCCGCGGATCAGCCTGCCGCCGGAGTTCGCCGCCGAGGCGCCCGGGGTCACCGAGGACCCCGACAACCCGATCTCGGGGACGTTCGGCGACAACATCCTCAAGGCCCGGCTGCGCGCGCACCCCGACGTGGCCCAACGCCATCACGCCGATCTGCTGGACTGA
- a CDS encoding type I restriction endonuclease subunit R, which translates to MAGVMNEADWEQWTLDQLAGLDWQYRAGRDVAPGSGERESWRDIVLLGTLRQALENLNPEVPIGYLEQAMAEVVSPRSQDAITENFRIHDILVNGYRGITYTDHEGREVTPTIRFVAGDPVRNKYHAVSQVTVRSREHERRFDVVLYLNGLPVSIIELKQAGSLRATSEVAYNQLQTYLRELPMAFRFANLVVASDGVTARYGTPFTPWNHFAPWNVDDDGAAVEPGTPGDDGEPAFGLDLLLPGVYNVERFGQLLRDFTAYDESDSGLKMRLAKPHQYFAVTKAVASTVVAVDSDGRAGVVWHTQGSGKSMEMELYTAKVMRHPRLANPTVVVLTDRTELDSQLFDGFKASTLLPEQPKQVGSREELRTELAQRRSGGIYFTTLQKFGLTKAERNAGADHPLLSDRRNVIVIADEAHRSHYDDIDGYARHLRDALPHATLIAFTGTPIREAERDTRKVFGDDIDVYDLHRAVADGATVPVLFEQRMIDLERVPDLTDEEIDDAAEELTGSLDEADKERIQRGVAVLDTVYGAPQRLEELARDLVTHWGVRSEVMVPFIGGPGKAMVVCATRSIAARLYEEIVTLRPDWHDDADDKGKIKVVYTAAPGDPAEITKHLRRPSAIAAVKQRMKDPDDDLEMVIVKDMMLTGFDAPALHTLYVDRPLKGALLMQTLARVNRTYRGKQDGLLVAYSPLTENLTKALREFTRDVDADGERLVGRDVAEATVLLLEYLAKIREIVGDDWRATVRADKAAGYRKAAAQVTSMLRAPSTPGNSVPDDPDARPLADRFRELTAKLARTWALAAGGAENLDLERVRPEVRFYEEVRTWLAKVDAQARLSRGEPIPDDIRRQLAGIVVDSARSDGVVDIYREAGLELPDLQYLTPEWVRDAQSESKVHLAIEALKASLQDEVRRSTATNQVRSKQFSQRINDLMIKYTNQQLTAAEVLAAMAELARDAVAESNRGATFDPPLSDDELAFYDVVHQNEAAVDVMGDDVLAQIARDLVATMRRDTRVDWTVREDVRAKLRTSIKRLLRKYGYPPDQQPAAIAEVMSQMESMAPRFASAD; encoded by the coding sequence ATGGCCGGGGTCATGAACGAAGCCGACTGGGAGCAGTGGACGCTCGACCAGCTCGCCGGCCTGGACTGGCAGTACCGCGCGGGCAGAGACGTCGCACCGGGCAGCGGAGAACGTGAGTCCTGGCGGGACATCGTCCTGCTCGGCACTCTCCGTCAGGCACTGGAGAACCTGAACCCCGAGGTGCCGATCGGATATCTCGAGCAGGCGATGGCCGAGGTGGTCTCGCCGCGTTCGCAGGATGCGATCACCGAGAACTTCCGCATCCACGACATCCTCGTCAACGGCTATCGCGGGATCACCTACACCGACCACGAGGGCCGCGAGGTGACCCCGACCATCCGGTTCGTCGCCGGCGACCCGGTGCGGAACAAGTACCACGCCGTCAGTCAGGTGACCGTCCGCAGCCGTGAGCACGAACGCCGGTTCGACGTCGTGCTCTACCTCAACGGCCTGCCGGTCTCGATCATCGAGCTCAAGCAGGCGGGATCGCTCCGAGCCACCAGCGAGGTGGCGTACAACCAGCTGCAGACCTACCTGCGCGAGCTCCCGATGGCCTTCCGCTTCGCGAACCTGGTGGTCGCGAGCGACGGCGTCACCGCCCGCTACGGAACCCCCTTCACGCCGTGGAATCATTTCGCGCCGTGGAACGTCGACGACGACGGTGCCGCCGTGGAACCCGGCACACCGGGCGACGACGGCGAGCCCGCCTTCGGCCTCGACCTCCTGTTGCCGGGCGTCTACAACGTCGAGAGGTTCGGTCAGTTGCTGCGCGACTTCACCGCGTACGACGAGTCCGACTCGGGACTGAAGATGCGTCTGGCCAAGCCGCACCAGTACTTCGCCGTCACCAAGGCGGTCGCGAGCACCGTCGTGGCCGTCGATTCCGACGGCCGCGCGGGCGTCGTCTGGCACACGCAGGGCTCGGGCAAGTCGATGGAGATGGAGCTGTACACCGCGAAGGTGATGCGCCACCCGCGGCTGGCGAACCCCACCGTCGTCGTGCTCACCGACCGCACCGAGCTCGACTCGCAGCTGTTCGACGGCTTCAAGGCGTCGACGCTCCTTCCAGAACAGCCGAAGCAGGTCGGCAGCCGGGAGGAGTTGCGCACCGAGCTCGCTCAACGTCGTAGCGGTGGAATCTATTTCACGACGTTGCAGAAGTTCGGACTGACCAAGGCGGAACGGAACGCGGGGGCCGATCATCCTCTCCTGTCCGACCGCCGCAACGTCATCGTCATCGCTGACGAAGCGCACCGTAGTCACTATGACGACATCGACGGGTACGCGCGTCATCTCCGCGACGCGCTCCCGCACGCCACCCTGATCGCCTTCACCGGCACGCCGATCCGGGAGGCCGAGCGCGACACCCGCAAGGTGTTCGGCGACGACATCGACGTCTACGACCTGCACCGCGCCGTCGCCGACGGCGCGACCGTCCCCGTCCTGTTCGAGCAGCGCATGATCGACCTCGAGCGCGTGCCCGACCTGACCGACGAGGAGATCGACGACGCCGCCGAGGAACTGACCGGCAGCCTCGACGAGGCTGACAAGGAGCGGATCCAGCGCGGTGTGGCGGTGCTCGACACCGTGTACGGCGCACCGCAGCGACTCGAGGAGCTGGCCCGAGACCTGGTGACGCACTGGGGAGTTCGCAGCGAGGTGATGGTCCCCTTCATCGGCGGACCGGGCAAGGCGATGGTCGTCTGCGCCACTCGGTCGATCGCGGCGCGCCTGTACGAAGAGATCGTCACGCTGCGGCCGGACTGGCACGACGACGCCGACGACAAGGGCAAGATCAAAGTCGTGTACACCGCGGCCCCGGGGGATCCCGCGGAGATCACCAAGCATCTCCGGAGGCCGAGTGCGATCGCGGCGGTGAAGCAGCGCATGAAGGACCCCGACGACGACCTCGAGATGGTGATCGTCAAGGACATGATGCTCACCGGGTTCGACGCTCCCGCGCTGCACACCTTGTACGTCGACCGGCCGCTCAAGGGCGCCCTGCTGATGCAGACGCTGGCGCGGGTGAACCGCACGTATCGCGGTAAACAAGACGGCCTGCTCGTCGCCTACTCGCCGCTCACCGAGAACCTGACCAAGGCGCTGCGCGAGTTCACGCGGGACGTCGACGCCGACGGCGAGCGGCTGGTCGGCCGTGACGTCGCCGAAGCGACCGTGCTACTCCTGGAGTACCTGGCGAAGATCCGGGAGATCGTCGGCGACGACTGGCGGGCGACGGTCCGCGCGGACAAGGCCGCGGGCTATCGGAAGGCGGCCGCTCAGGTGACCAGCATGCTGCGCGCACCGTCGACCCCGGGCAATTCCGTTCCCGACGATCCGGACGCACGACCTCTCGCCGACCGGTTCCGGGAGCTGACCGCGAAGCTGGCCCGGACCTGGGCGCTGGCAGCCGGGGGCGCGGAGAACCTGGACCTGGAACGGGTGCGCCCCGAAGTGCGCTTCTACGAGGAGGTGCGCACCTGGCTCGCCAAGGTGGACGCCCAGGCGCGGCTCAGCCGGGGTGAGCCGATCCCGGACGACATCCGGCGGCAGCTCGCCGGGATCGTCGTCGATTCGGCGCGCAGCGACGGCGTCGTCGACATCTATCGGGAGGCCGGACTCGAACTGCCGGACCTGCAGTATCTGACGCCCGAGTGGGTGCGGGACGCGCAATCCGAGTCGAAGGTGCACCTGGCGATCGAGGCGCTCAAGGCGAGTCTGCAGGACGAAGTGCGCAGGTCCACGGCGACCAATCAGGTCCGGAGCAAGCAGTTCTCGCAGCGGATCAACGACCTGATGATCAAGTACACCAACCAGCAGCTGACGGCTGCCGAAGTGCTCGCCGCGATGGCCGAGCTGGCCAGAGACGCCGTCGCGGAATCGAACAGGGGAGCCACCTTCGATCCGCCGCTGTCCGACGACGAGCTCGCGTTCTACGACGTGGTCCACCAGAACGAGGCCGCCGTCGACGTGATGGGCGACGACGTGCTGGCCCAGATCGCGCGGGATCTGGTGGCGACGATGCGCCGCGACACCCGCGTGGACTGGACGGTCCGCGAAGACGTTCGCGCCAAGCTCCGGACGTCCATCAAGCGGCTGCTGCGCAAGTACGGCTATCCGCCGGACCAGCAGCCCGCGGCTATCGCCGAGGTGATGAGCCAGATGGAGTCGATGGCACCCCGCTTCGCGTCCGCCGACTGA
- a CDS encoding response regulator transcription factor produces the protein MNDQPIRVLLVDDQELVRAGLRRILRRGDGFEIVAECADGDDVLTAVASRAPDVVVMDLRMKRVSGMEATRRLRASDGERPGPPVLVLTTFQDEELLSEALRAGAAGFVLKDSPAEELIRAVRLVAGGGAVLDPAVTGRVLETYRAARQAPRDPDDGALNRLTARELTVLELIGRGMSNEEIAAELYISVVTVKSHVGGIFRALGVRDRAAAVVFAFDHGVVRPR, from the coding sequence GTGAACGACCAGCCGATCCGGGTGCTCCTGGTGGACGATCAGGAACTGGTGCGCGCAGGCCTGCGCCGGATCCTGCGGCGCGGCGACGGCTTCGAGATCGTCGCCGAATGCGCCGACGGCGACGACGTGCTCACCGCCGTCGCTTCCCGCGCACCGGACGTCGTCGTGATGGACCTCCGGATGAAGCGGGTCAGCGGGATGGAGGCCACGCGGCGGCTCCGGGCGTCCGACGGCGAGCGTCCCGGACCTCCGGTCCTGGTGCTCACCACCTTTCAGGACGAGGAACTGCTGTCGGAGGCGTTGCGCGCGGGCGCAGCGGGGTTCGTGCTCAAGGACTCTCCGGCCGAGGAGTTGATTCGCGCGGTCCGGCTGGTCGCCGGCGGAGGCGCCGTGCTGGATCCGGCGGTGACCGGACGGGTCCTCGAGACGTACCGGGCGGCGAGGCAGGCTCCTCGCGACCCCGACGACGGCGCGCTGAATCGGCTCACCGCACGTGAACTCACCGTCCTCGAACTCATCGGACGCGGCATGAGCAACGAGGAGATCGCCGCCGAGCTGTACATCTCGGTGGTCACCGTGAAGAGCCACGTCGGCGGCATCTTCCGGGCGCTCGGGGTCCGCGACCGGGCGGCGGCCGTGGTCTTCGCATTCGACCACGGCGTGGTGCGGCCGCGCTGA
- a CDS encoding NADH-quinone oxidoreductase subunit M — translation MTIPWLTVLWVIPAIASLVLVLLPAHAAETAKRLGLGAAVVTAVWAIVVATRFSASGGERFQLVEDVSWIPAIGARYSLALDGIGLALILLTACLTPVLLLAGWRDADARRGDGAPRAVHAYAALLLAIEAMVLISFVATDVLLFYLVFEAMLIPMYFLIGGYGTNASRAAVKFLLYNLFGGLIMLAAVIGLYVVTARTGPGTFSLTDISAAAQRGELDASATTMNLLFLGFLVAFAVKAPLWPLHSWLPDAAVAATPSAAVMMMAVMDKVGTFAMLRFCLGLFPESAERFAPFVSALAVVSILYGAILAIGQTDVMRLIAYTSISHFGFIVLGVFAMTSQGLAGSTLYMVNHGISTAALFLVAGFLVSQRGSRIIADYGGLQKVAPVLAGTFLVAGLATLSLPGLAPFVSEFLVLIGTYVRYPAAAVLAALALVASALYILWTYQRMFGGPVREPEVAVRDLNLRQRVVVAPLIAALLVLGFFPGVILNFVDPAVGHTMTTIGRTDPPSVAGGER, via the coding sequence GTGACGATCCCCTGGCTGACCGTCCTCTGGGTGATCCCCGCGATCGCCTCGCTCGTGCTCGTGCTGCTCCCCGCGCATGCCGCCGAGACCGCGAAGCGCCTCGGCCTCGGTGCGGCCGTCGTGACCGCGGTCTGGGCGATCGTCGTGGCGACCCGGTTCTCGGCGTCAGGCGGCGAACGCTTCCAGCTGGTCGAGGACGTGAGCTGGATCCCGGCGATCGGCGCACGCTACTCGCTCGCGCTCGACGGCATCGGGCTGGCGCTGATCCTGCTCACCGCCTGTCTGACCCCCGTGCTGCTGCTGGCCGGCTGGCGCGACGCCGATGCGCGCCGCGGCGACGGCGCGCCGCGCGCCGTGCACGCCTACGCAGCTCTGCTGCTGGCGATCGAGGCGATGGTGCTGATCAGCTTCGTCGCCACCGACGTGCTGCTGTTTTACCTCGTCTTCGAGGCCATGCTGATCCCGATGTACTTCCTGATCGGCGGCTACGGGACCAACGCCTCCCGGGCCGCGGTGAAGTTCCTGCTGTACAACCTGTTCGGCGGCCTGATCATGCTGGCCGCGGTCATCGGCCTGTACGTGGTGACCGCGCGGACCGGACCGGGCACGTTCTCGCTGACCGACATCAGCGCCGCGGCGCAGCGCGGCGAGCTGGACGCGTCGGCGACCACCATGAATCTGCTGTTCCTCGGCTTCCTGGTCGCCTTCGCCGTCAAGGCCCCGCTGTGGCCGCTGCACAGCTGGCTGCCCGACGCCGCCGTCGCGGCCACCCCCTCCGCCGCGGTGATGATGATGGCCGTGATGGACAAAGTGGGCACCTTCGCCATGCTGCGCTTCTGCCTCGGTCTGTTCCCGGAGTCCGCGGAGCGCTTCGCACCGTTCGTGTCCGCGCTGGCCGTGGTGTCGATCCTCTACGGCGCGATCCTGGCGATCGGCCAGACCGACGTGATGCGGCTCATCGCCTACACCTCGATCTCGCACTTCGGATTCATCGTCCTCGGTGTGTTCGCCATGACGAGTCAGGGGCTGGCCGGGTCGACGCTGTACATGGTCAATCACGGAATCTCGACGGCGGCACTGTTCCTGGTGGCCGGGTTCCTGGTGAGCCAGCGCGGCAGCCGGATAATCGCCGACTACGGCGGACTGCAGAAGGTCGCTCCCGTGCTGGCGGGCACCTTCCTGGTCGCCGGGCTGGCGACGTTGTCGCTGCCGGGTCTGGCACCGTTCGTCAGCGAGTTCCTGGTGCTGATCGGCACCTATGTCCGGTACCCCGCGGCGGCGGTGCTGGCCGCACTCGCCCTGGTGGCGTCGGCGCTGTACATCCTGTGGACCTACCAGCGCATGTTCGGCGGTCCGGTCCGCGAACCCGAGGTCGCCGTCCGCGACCTGAACCTCCGACAGCGGGTCGTCGTCGCCCCGCTGATCGCCGCGCTGCTGGTGCTCGGCTTCTTCCCCGGTGTGATCCTGAACTTCGTCGACCCGGCGGTGGGCCACACCATGACGACGATCGGCCGGACCGACCCGCCCTCCGTGGCCGGAGGTGAACGATGA
- a CDS encoding Rossmann-fold NAD(P)-binding domain-containing protein: MTSSQRRPAAPADRPAGPHRPRDAVLIVADGSRRSAAVVDQSLACGLGVVVVGLPMPEIAAFLDARHGGQVWPVRADPACPEQIAEVVGRAPRHVGRVRMVIDPSGLLTDIAALDRQVA, encoded by the coding sequence GTGACCTCATCGCAGCGGCGACCCGCCGCACCTGCCGATCGCCCGGCCGGACCGCACCGTCCGCGCGACGCCGTGCTCATCGTCGCCGACGGAAGCCGCCGAAGCGCGGCGGTCGTCGACCAGAGCCTGGCCTGCGGTCTCGGCGTCGTCGTGGTCGGGCTGCCGATGCCCGAGATCGCCGCCTTCCTCGACGCACGGCACGGCGGGCAGGTCTGGCCCGTCCGCGCCGATCCGGCGTGTCCGGAGCAGATCGCCGAGGTCGTGGGGCGCGCACCCCGGCACGTCGGCCGGGTCCGGATGGTCATCGACCCCTCCGGACTGCTGACCGACATCGCGGCCCTCGACCGGCAAGTGGCCTGA
- a CDS encoding YihY/virulence factor BrkB family protein, whose protein sequence is MSFAARVDAFSLRHPKTGFPLAVLYKYFDDQGGYLAALIAYYGFVSLFPLLLVFTTVLGIVLEHREGLRDQIVDSVLNQIPVVGDQLGDPAGLSGGILAVGIGLAGAIYGGLGVSVASQNAMNQVWAVPRNSRPNPILVRVRGFVLLITVGVAMIGLVVLGTFAARIHLGWAATLFTVAGTTALTLGVFVFAFRFGTARSVSVSDVLPGAVVAAVGWQALQHFGRVYVEHVIARASAVTGVFATVLGLIAFLYLAAVLLVFSLEINAVRVDELYPRSLLTEFTDDVVLTPGDERTYEGLAKAQRNKGFETISVEFDNPLDATGPAGRRHSGDTGPDRQA, encoded by the coding sequence GTGTCGTTCGCCGCTCGTGTCGACGCGTTCTCGTTGCGGCATCCGAAGACGGGCTTTCCGCTCGCGGTCCTGTACAAGTACTTCGACGACCAGGGCGGCTACCTCGCCGCCCTGATCGCGTACTACGGCTTCGTCTCCCTGTTCCCGCTGCTGCTCGTGTTCACGACGGTGCTCGGGATCGTGCTGGAGCATCGGGAGGGTCTGCGCGACCAGATCGTCGACTCGGTGCTCAACCAGATCCCGGTCGTCGGCGATCAGCTCGGCGATCCCGCGGGCCTCAGCGGCGGCATCCTCGCCGTGGGCATCGGACTGGCGGGCGCAATCTACGGCGGGCTCGGAGTGTCAGTCGCCTCGCAGAACGCGATGAATCAGGTGTGGGCGGTCCCCCGCAACAGCCGGCCGAATCCGATTCTGGTGCGAGTCCGTGGATTCGTCCTGCTGATCACCGTCGGAGTCGCCATGATCGGCCTGGTGGTGCTCGGGACCTTCGCCGCACGCATCCACCTCGGCTGGGCGGCCACCCTGTTCACCGTCGCCGGAACCACCGCCCTCACCCTCGGCGTGTTCGTGTTCGCATTCCGGTTCGGCACCGCGCGGTCGGTCAGCGTCTCGGACGTGCTGCCCGGCGCCGTCGTGGCCGCCGTCGGTTGGCAGGCCCTTCAGCACTTCGGCCGCGTCTACGTCGAACACGTCATCGCGCGGGCGAGTGCCGTCACCGGCGTCTTCGCCACGGTGCTCGGCCTCATCGCCTTCCTCTATCTGGCCGCCGTGCTTCTGGTGTTCAGCTTGGAGATCAACGCGGTCCGCGTAGACGAGTTGTATCCGCGTTCGCTGCTCACCGAGTTCACCGACGACGTCGTCCTCACTCCGGGCGACGAGCGCACCTACGAGGGGCTGGCGAAGGCACAGCGCAACAAGGGGTTCGAGACCATCTCGGTCGAGTTCGACAACCCGCTGGATGCCACCGGCCCCGCTGGCCGCCGGCATTCCGGAGACACCGGGCCCGACCGGCAGGCCTGA
- the nuoN gene encoding NADH-quinone oxidoreductase subunit NuoN, which produces MTLAIEAPEIAYSLLSPMLVVFGMAVVSVLVEAALVVAPGVSGASAAAVSRLRYRIQLALALITLAVAFVLVAVIAAGDRAAQSTMSGAVVVDGPALFLQGAVLLVSIAAVAFMGERRLDRVWAPTEVQTAAGRRVAADSGGRIVDDDLPADAFTPAAATAPGSPDELLAARFAITTEVFPLTLFAVGGMMLFGACGDLLTMFIALEVLSLPLYLLCGLARRRRLLSQEASLKYFLLGAFASAIFLFGAAFAYGATGSLSLETIGLALTHGSADRTLALIATVLVTVGLLFKVGAVPFGSWVPDVYQGAPTPVTALMASATKVAAFGGLLRVLHVGFAPLEPDWRIPMWAVAIATMVIATFMAVTQTDVKRMLAYSSVSHVGFALVGAVTLGAAGAGSTLFYIAAYAVASFGGFALLAVVRDETGREQASLSAWAGLGRRRPLVGLLMSLFLLSFAGIPLTSGFIGKFVVFAAAGGDGAWALVIVGVLCSAVAAYFYVRVIVSMFFAPSPADAPDVLTPSALTTVPIGVCATLTALLGFFPQPLLELAEAASTFLP; this is translated from the coding sequence ATGACCCTGGCGATCGAGGCGCCCGAGATCGCGTACTCGCTGCTCTCCCCCATGCTCGTCGTGTTCGGGATGGCGGTGGTGAGCGTGCTGGTCGAGGCGGCGCTGGTGGTCGCGCCGGGAGTCAGCGGCGCTTCGGCGGCCGCGGTGTCCCGGCTGCGGTACCGGATCCAGCTCGCCCTGGCGCTGATCACGCTGGCCGTCGCGTTCGTCCTGGTCGCGGTGATCGCCGCCGGCGACCGCGCCGCGCAGTCGACCATGTCCGGCGCCGTGGTGGTCGACGGGCCCGCACTGTTCCTGCAGGGCGCGGTACTGCTCGTCTCGATCGCCGCGGTCGCCTTCATGGGCGAACGCCGCCTCGACCGTGTCTGGGCGCCGACCGAGGTGCAGACCGCTGCCGGCCGACGGGTGGCCGCCGACAGCGGCGGGCGGATCGTCGACGACGACCTGCCCGCCGACGCGTTCACCCCCGCGGCCGCCACCGCGCCCGGCTCCCCGGACGAGTTGCTGGCCGCCCGGTTCGCGATCACCACCGAGGTGTTCCCGCTGACGCTGTTCGCGGTCGGCGGGATGATGCTGTTCGGCGCGTGCGGCGACCTGCTCACGATGTTCATCGCGCTCGAGGTGCTCTCCCTCCCGCTCTATCTGCTGTGCGGCCTCGCCCGACGGCGTCGTCTGCTCTCCCAGGAGGCCTCCCTCAAGTACTTCCTGCTCGGCGCGTTCGCCTCGGCGATCTTCCTGTTCGGCGCGGCTTTCGCCTACGGCGCCACCGGATCCCTCTCGCTGGAGACCATCGGGCTGGCGCTCACCCACGGCTCGGCCGACCGGACGCTGGCGCTGATCGCGACGGTGCTGGTGACGGTCGGCCTGCTGTTCAAGGTCGGAGCGGTGCCGTTCGGGTCGTGGGTGCCGGACGTCTATCAGGGTGCGCCGACTCCGGTCACCGCACTGATGGCCTCGGCCACCAAGGTGGCGGCGTTCGGCGGCCTGCTCCGCGTGCTGCACGTGGGCTTCGCGCCGCTAGAGCCGGATTGGCGGATCCCGATGTGGGCCGTCGCGATCGCCACCATGGTGATCGCGACGTTCATGGCCGTCACCCAGACCGACGTCAAGCGCATGCTGGCCTACTCGTCGGTGAGTCACGTCGGCTTCGCCCTCGTCGGCGCCGTCACCCTCGGTGCCGCGGGCGCCGGGAGCACGCTCTTCTATATCGCGGCGTACGCGGTCGCCTCGTTCGGCGGGTTCGCGCTGCTCGCGGTGGTGCGTGACGAGACCGGCCGCGAACAGGCGTCGCTGTCGGCGTGGGCGGGGCTGGGTCGTCGTCGGCCCTTGGTCGGGCTGCTGATGTCGCTGTTCTTGCTCTCGTTCGCCGGAATCCCGTTGACCAGTGGTTTCATCGGAAAGTTCGTCGTCTTCGCCGCGGCCGGGGGCGACGGCGCATGGGCGCTGGTGATCGTCGGCGTGCTCTGCAGCGCGGTGGCGGCCTACTTCTACGTGCGGGTGATCGTGTCGATGTTCTTCGCCCCCTCACCCGCCGATGCTCCCGACGTGCTCACGCCGAGCGCGCTCACCACCGTCCCGATCGGGGTGTGCGCGACGCTGACCGCGCTGCTCGGCTTCTTCCCGCAGCCGCTCCTCGAGCTGGCCGAGGCCGCCTCCACGTTCCTGCCCTGA
- a CDS encoding LLM class flavin-dependent oxidoreductase yields the protein MKKIGFLSFGHWSAGAGSQTRSASDVLHQSIDLAVAAEELGADGAYFRVHHFARQLGSPFPLLAAVGAKTSTIEIGTGVIDMRYVNPFGFVEDAGAADLIADGRLQLGISRGSPEQVIDGWRYFGFAPDEGETDADMARRHTALTLELLKGEGFAQPNPQPMFPNPPGLLRLEPHSEGLRDRIWWGSGTRATAEWTARQGMNLMSSTLLTEDTGVPFHRLQAEQIHLFREEWARHDWGREPRVSVSRSIFALVDERDHAYFGMRGRDAGDQVGIIDGTTARFGKSYAAEPDELIEQLREDEAIAAADTLLLTVPNQLGVEYNAHVLESILTHVAPALGWR from the coding sequence ATGAAGAAGATCGGATTCCTCTCGTTCGGACACTGGTCGGCCGGAGCCGGGTCGCAGACGCGCAGTGCGTCGGACGTGCTGCACCAGTCGATCGATCTCGCCGTGGCCGCCGAAGAACTCGGCGCCGACGGCGCCTACTTCCGCGTGCACCACTTCGCGCGCCAATTGGGCTCGCCGTTCCCGCTGTTGGCGGCGGTCGGCGCCAAGACCTCGACCATCGAGATCGGGACCGGGGTGATCGACATGCGTTACGTCAACCCCTTCGGCTTCGTCGAGGACGCCGGCGCCGCCGACCTCATCGCCGACGGCCGGCTCCAGCTCGGCATCTCCCGGGGCTCACCCGAGCAGGTGATCGACGGCTGGCGCTACTTCGGCTTCGCGCCGGATGAGGGGGAGACGGACGCCGATATGGCACGCCGGCACACCGCGCTGACCCTGGAACTGCTCAAGGGCGAAGGCTTCGCCCAGCCGAATCCGCAACCGATGTTCCCGAACCCACCCGGTCTCCTGCGCCTGGAGCCGCACTCCGAGGGCCTGCGCGACCGCATCTGGTGGGGCTCGGGCACCCGCGCGACCGCGGAATGGACTGCGCGTCAGGGCATGAACCTGATGAGTTCGACTCTTCTGACCGAAGACACCGGAGTGCCCTTCCACCGGCTACAGGCAGAGCAGATCCACCTGTTCAGGGAGGAATGGGCCCGCCACGACTGGGGCCGCGAACCTCGAGTCTCGGTGAGCCGCAGTATCTTCGCGCTCGTCGACGAGCGAGACCACGCCTACTTCGGCATGCGCGGCCGAGACGCGGGAGACCAGGTCGGCATCATCGACGGAACGACGGCCCGGTTCGGGAAGTCGTACGCAGCCGAGCCGGACGAGCTGATCGAGCAACTCCGTGAGGACGAGGCGATCGCCGCGGCGGACACGCTGCTGCTGACCGTCCCGAACCAGCTCGGCGTCGAGTACAACGCGCACGTCCTGGAGTCGATCCTGACCCACGTCGCGCCCGCGCTCGGCTGGCGCTGA